From Longimicrobium sp.:
GACGTATGGGACGAGGAGGCTGGCTGGGTCGAGTGGGACTGCGGCTACGCGACAACCTGCTGAACCCCAACCAATACAATCCGATGAAACTGAAAACTTTTATTCTATGCCTGGTCGCGCTCGGGTCCAGCGCGCCGGCCATCATGGCACAGCAGCCACGGCGTGTAGCCGCTACGGTCGTTCTCCTGGATTCGATCACCCAGCCGGGTGCGCCGTTCGTGCTCGTGCGCCGCCCCGGGGCCACGCCGGCAGACCTGATCCTGGTGCATTCGGAGATCGGTGCCGCCCAGCTCTCGGACGCTATACGCGGCCTCCTCACCGCCCGGCAGGCCAACGGCGACTTCCCGAATGCGGCAGCGAGGTTCAGGGTGCGTCCGCAATCGCGCACGGCAGCCGTTGCACGGCCTGCATTTCCCTGGGCCCAGCGCGTGCTGAACGACCTGCGCCGCGCCGAGCCGCGCGAGATCCACGGAGTCGGCCGCGTTCGCGCCGTGGAGATCTGGCTTCCACGCCAGGGCAACGGCCGGGCTGCTCCTCGCACGTGATACCATTCGTCGTGCAGGTGCAAAGCCCTTAACGAAGCTTCACGCAGAGGCGCAGAGACGCAGGAGAGAACTGCAACTGCCTACGGAGACACAGAGCCACAGAGAGAACCGCAAAAGGTTTTCTCTGTGGCTTTCAGTTCCTTCCGTGGCCTCTGTGTGATGCTTTTCTCTGTTGTTCTCCCCCGCGTCTCTGCGCCTCTGCGTGAGACAAGCCGGTCAGAATGCATATCGGTCTCATCATCTCAGCGGCAAAGATGCTGGCTGCCGGTGACGGGCGCATCGAGGCTTCGGGGGTGGAACAGAATGTTCCGTTTCCGCGCCCGATCCGGCGGGCCTGCATCTTGAAGAAGCAGCAGTAGATTGGGGCAGCGGACGACGCCGCCTCGCAGTGCCCTACCACCACCCCGCACCGTCTCCGCGCCGCGAAATGAAAGAACGTCTCGCACCCTGGCTGCTCCGCATGATGGGCTTCCGCCGCGTCGTCCGGCGCCCTGATGCGGCGCCGGGGCGGCGCGCGTCGGACCATGAGCCGGTGCGCGGGTGGCGCCCCGCGCTTGCCGTGGCCGCGGCGATCGCGCTGCTGGACTGGGGCACCAAGGCGGCCATCGCGTGGTCGGTGCCGGTGGGGGCGTTCCGCGAGGTCATTCCGGGGCGTGTAGCTTTCTGGCACGTCCGCAACGAGGCGATGATCCTGGGGCTGTACGACGACCTCGCGCTCGGCACGCGCAAGTCCATCGCGCTGGTGGCGTCGCTGGTGGCTTCGCTGGTCATCCTCCAGATCATCGGCCGTGGGCACCGGCTCCCCAGGGCGCAGCGGACGTACGCGTCGGTGTTCGTGGGAACGGTGCTCGGCGGGATGCTGGGGAACCTCGGGGAGCGGGTGGTGCACTGGGGCGTCACCGACTACCTCTCGTTCCACTGGGCGCCCTACTGGCTCCCGCCCGGCAACGTGGCGGACGTGGCGCTCTTTCTCGCGATCCCGATGGCGGTGCCGGTAATCGTGTTCGAACTGCAAGGGCGGGCGCGGCGCGGTGCCGCGTCCGCCCACCCGGCGCGCCGCGGGGCCGTGCTCTCCCGGCAGTAGCTGGCGGCGGGTGCCGCGTGGGCCCTATCTTGGTGCCATCCACAGGGTTCACGGGAAGGGCGATGATCGCGGATGCGAAGCGCGAGCGGCTGGCGGAGATCCTCCGCGAGTGCGGCTCGGTGGTGATCGGGTACAGCGGAGGGGTCGATTCGGTCTTCCTCGCCACGGTGGCGGTGGAGCTGCTCGGCCCCCATCGCGTGCTGGCGGTCACCGGGAAGAGCGACAGCATCGCGTCGTGGATGGAGGACACCGCGCGTGAGGTCGCCGCGCGCTTCGGCATCCCCTGGCTGGAGGTGGAGACGCGGGAGATGGAAGACCCCCGCTACGCCGCCAACCCCAGCAACCGCTGCTACTTCTGCAAGAGCGAGCTGTGGGGCCGCCTGGGCGCGGTGGCCCAGGAGCGCGGCTTCGCCACCGTGCTGGACGGCTCCAACGCCGACGACGTGGGCGACCACCGTCCCGGCGCCGTCGCCGCGGGCGAGAAGGCCGTGCGCTCGCCGCTGCTGGAGGCAGGGCTCACCAAGGACGAGATCCGCGCCTGGTCGCGCGAGCTGGGGCTCCCCACCTGGGACCAGCCCGCCGCGCCCTGCCTGGCGTCGCGCCTTCCGTATGGCCTGGCCGTCACGCCCCGCCGGCTCCGCCAGGTGGAGGCGGCGGAGGTGGCGCTGCGCGCGCTCGGCTTCCGCGACTTTCGCGTGCGGCATCACGGAGAGGTCGCGCGGCTGGAGGTGCACCCGGCGGAGGCTGGACGCGTGGCGGCGGAGCGCGTGAGGATCGACGAGGCGGTGCGGGGCGCCGGGTTCCGGCGGGCATTGCTCGACCTGCAGGGGTACCGGCGCGGTGCCCTCAACGAGGGGCTCGGCGAGGGCGAGATGGTGCGCCTGGTTCAGATCGGGAGCGCGGCGTGAGCGCGGACGAGCGGGTCGTGCGCGCCGAGCGCCTGCTGGCCGCGCGCGGATTCGCGGGGGCACGCGTCTCCGTGGAGGGGCACGAGGACGAGATCGCGGCGGTGCGCGTGCTGGCGGACGCGTGGGAGCGGCTGGCGGGCGACGAGGGCGCGCGGGTGGCGGGGGAGGTGAAGGCGCTCGGCTTCCGCTACGTGGCGCTCGACCTGGCGCCGGCGTAGCCGGGCCGGATGGCGGACGCGCCCATCTACCTGGACTACGCCGCCACCGCGGCGATCCGCCCGCCCGAGGTGGCGGAGGCGATGATGGCGTACCTGCGCGACGTCGGCGCCACGCCGGGGCGCGCGGGGCACAGCCGGGCGGTGGAGGCGGGGCGCGTCGCCTTCCGCTGCCGCCGGGCCCTGGCGCGCCTCTTCGGCGTGCGTGGCGATCCGGGGCGCATCGCCTTTCAGCTCAACGCCACCCACGCGCTCAACGTCGCGCTCCAGGGCGTCCTCCGCCCCGGTGACCGGGTGGTGCGTACGTCGTACGACCACAACGCCGTCCGCCGTCCGGTGGCTGCCCTGGCGCGCATCGGCGTCTCGGAGACGGTGCTTGGCGGCAAGGCGGATGGAAGCTTCGATCTGGACGAGGCGGAGCGCGCGCTGGCCGGCGCCCGCCTCCTCGTCCTGTCGCACGCATCCAACGTCCTGGGCACCGTGGCGCCCGTGGCCGAGCTTGCCGCGCGGGCGCATGCGAACGGCGCGCTGGTGCTGGTGGATGCATCCCAGAGCGCCGGCCACATCGCCGTAGACGTGGAGGCGATGGGGATCGACCTCCTGGCCTTCACCGGGCACAAGGGGCTGCTGGGGCCGCAGGGCACCGGCGGCCTGTACGTGCGCGAAGGGGTGGAGATCGAGCCCGTCTTCGCGGGTGGCACCGGCGCCGAGTCGGGCCCCTCCGGGATGCCCGACGCCATGCCCGACCGGCTAGAGGCGGGGACGCAGAACGGGCCCGGCATCGCGGGGCTGCTGGCTGGCGTGGAGTGGGTGCTGGCGCGCGGTGTGGAGCCGATCCACGAGCGGCAGAGCACGCTCAAGGCAAGGCTGCGCGAGCGGCTGGGCGGCATCCCCGGGCTGCGCCTCCTCTCCTCCGCGGCGCCGGAGGGGGCGGGGATCGTCACGGTGACGGTGGACGGGTTCGATCCGTCGCAGATGGCGGCGCGGCTGGACCGCGACTTCGGGGTGATGACGCGCGCGGGGCTGCACTGCGCCCCGGAGGCCCACCGCATCCTGGGCACCGAGGCGACGGGCGGCGTCCGCTTCTCCGTCGGCTGGGCGACGACGGAGGCGGAGGTGGACCGCGCGGCCGAGGCCGTGGCGGCGCTGGCGGGGGAAACAATGCCCGCTCGCGCGGGGTAGGTTAGCGGGTCTGAACGGCAGAGCGCGGCACGAATCCACGACGGGGGCGACGATGGCGAGACGACGGGGCGGGACGCTGGGGCTGCTGTTGGTCGTGGCGCTCCTGGGGTTCGGGGCGTGGTTCTTTCGCGACCTCATTCCGGGGCTGGGCGGCGGCGGCAGCGTGGCGGCCACCAAGGTGTCGCCCGAGGCGGCGGCGCAGGCGCAGGAGAAGCTCGCCCGCATGCGCAGGGACCAGGACACGGTGCACCTCACCGACGTCGAGTTCACCTCGCTGCTGCGCTACGACCTGGCCGGGCTCACCGGGCCGCTGCACGATCCCGCCGTGGACTTCGTGGACAACACGCTCAAGCTCACCGGGAAAGTCCCCAAGGACCTACTCCCCGACTCGCCGGAGCTGGCGCAGGCGCGGCGCTTCCTCCCGGACACGGTGGAGGTGATGGTGAGCGGGTCGCTGCGAGAGTTGCGCCCCGGCCACGGCGCGCTCAACGTGCAGGACGTGGCCATCGCGCGCCTCCCCGTGCCGGCGAGTTACTATCCTATGGCGCTGGAGCGGCTGGGGCGGCGCAACGAGCCCGGCACCGAGCCCAACGAGTACCCCTTCACGCTTCCGCCCGGGGTCGCATC
This genomic window contains:
- a CDS encoding signal peptidase II, which translates into the protein MKERLAPWLLRMMGFRRVVRRPDAAPGRRASDHEPVRGWRPALAVAAAIALLDWGTKAAIAWSVPVGAFREVIPGRVAFWHVRNEAMILGLYDDLALGTRKSIALVASLVASLVILQIIGRGHRLPRAQRTYASVFVGTVLGGMLGNLGERVVHWGVTDYLSFHWAPYWLPPGNVADVALFLAIPMAVPVIVFELQGRARRGAASAHPARRGAVLSRQ
- the larE gene encoding ATP-dependent sacrificial sulfur transferase LarE; the protein is MIADAKRERLAEILRECGSVVIGYSGGVDSVFLATVAVELLGPHRVLAVTGKSDSIASWMEDTAREVAARFGIPWLEVETREMEDPRYAANPSNRCYFCKSELWGRLGAVAQERGFATVLDGSNADDVGDHRPGAVAAGEKAVRSPLLEAGLTKDEIRAWSRELGLPTWDQPAAPCLASRLPYGLAVTPRRLRQVEAAEVALRALGFRDFRVRHHGEVARLEVHPAEAGRVAAERVRIDEAVRGAGFRRALLDLQGYRRGALNEGLGEGEMVRLVQIGSAA
- a CDS encoding aminotransferase class V-fold PLP-dependent enzyme, with translation MADAPIYLDYAATAAIRPPEVAEAMMAYLRDVGATPGRAGHSRAVEAGRVAFRCRRALARLFGVRGDPGRIAFQLNATHALNVALQGVLRPGDRVVRTSYDHNAVRRPVAALARIGVSETVLGGKADGSFDLDEAERALAGARLLVLSHASNVLGTVAPVAELAARAHANGALVLVDASQSAGHIAVDVEAMGIDLLAFTGHKGLLGPQGTGGLYVREGVEIEPVFAGGTGAESGPSGMPDAMPDRLEAGTQNGPGIAGLLAGVEWVLARGVEPIHERQSTLKARLRERLGGIPGLRLLSSAAPEGAGIVTVTVDGFDPSQMAARLDRDFGVMTRAGLHCAPEAHRILGTEATGGVRFSVGWATTEAEVDRAAEAVAALAGETMPARAG